In one Sander lucioperca isolate FBNREF2018 chromosome 7, SLUC_FBN_1.2, whole genome shotgun sequence genomic region, the following are encoded:
- the si:dkey-191g9.7 gene encoding uncharacterized protein si:dkey-191g9.7 gives MAEAGRPVSQLCPLGGAVSLESTLSGQSVFDTSKTSTEAATPSRLAGGPGNTSQEEPKEAVSDICKEHLATSPNRETNCSGLRAGREPGKQEQSQSEHCEPQRVSSHPPSLAETRTPSHHHETVVNANNDNPQAGGTVQTINPASLPIHRSPSDTWPLVKQGVAPQAAVSHTCRLAYHDGDNSVQEAGSPSMLACKQPTQLQQCNIITTICRGVSSGEGVVQLPPSRCVCVPLPTAAAKVEGVVEKSHLPPKCDNKALCYGSYNHHVNFEDTFAAYCHPQPIPAPSQLLPRPAAAEPNWDVHRAAATPSVTNHLTLPRLISSVSETGLDAKHLLRCCNLNCSWISLLPPGAGPQSQKHFGGEECCSSPVGQVRTISRDMGTMTAHKELRDVGVQTGQTVTPHVFPQICLAEESRSETSCSQTSNTDSDGGKKPGGASKSPVKEVKWDAEGMTWEVYGASVDPEELGLAIQKHLELQIKETASHAAKLSRQDTNATRQGGNTSWKRKRSRMMGSFRTPACCTRSTTAVD, from the coding sequence ATGGCAGAGGCCGGACGTCCTGTGTCCCAGCTGTGCCCACTAGGGGGGGCTGTTTCCTTGGAATCTACCCTCTCTGGTCAGTCCGTCTTTGACACGTCCAAGACCTCTACAGAGGCTGCTACGCCCTCCAGACTGGCTGGAGGACCAGGTAACACCTCCCAGGAGGAGCCGAAGGAGGCTGTCAGTGACATCTGTAAAGAGCATTTAGCAACCTCTCCTAACAGAGAAACTAACTGCAGCGGTCTGAGGGCCGGGAGAGAGCCTGGTAAACAAGAACAAAGCCAGTCTGAACACTGTGAGCCCCAAAGGGTTTCCAGCCACCCTCCTAGTCTGGCTGAGACGCGTACACCCTCACATCACCACGAGACAGTCGTGAATGCAAACAATGACAACCCTCAGGCTGGCGGGACAGTGCAGACCATAAACCCAGCCTCCCTACCGATTCACAGGAGTCCCTCAGACACTTGGCCTCTGGTTAAACAGGGAGTGGCCCCCCAGGCTGCAGTCAGCCACACGTGTAGACTTGCATACCATGATGGAGATAACAGTGTCCAGGAGGCTGGGAGTCCCTCTATGTTAGCCTGCAAGCAGCCCACGCAGCTGCAGCAGTGCAACATCATCACCACTATTTGTCGAGGGGTTAGCAGTGGAGAAGGTGTTGTCCAGCTGCCTCCGAGCCGCTGTGTCTGTGTCCCGTTGCCCACGGCAGCAGCCAAAGTGGAGGGTGTTGTGGAAAAGTCCCATCTTCCCCCTAAATGTGACAACAAAGCACTCTGCTATGGCTCCTACAACCATCATGTCAATTTCGAGGACACGTTTGCTGCCTACTGCCATCCCCAGCCCATCCCCGCCCCCTCCCAGCTGCTGCCACGCCCGGCGGCCGCGGAGCCAAACTGGGACGTGCATCGTGCAGCGGCAACTCCTTCAGTGACAAACCATCTCACCCTGCCTCGCCTCATCTCCTCTGTCAGCGAGACGGGCCTGGATGCCAAACACCTGCTGCGCTGCTGCAACCTCAACTGCTCTTGGATCAGCTTGCTTCCTCCTGGTGCTGGGCCACAGTCCCAAAAACACTTTGGCGGAGAAGAATGCTGCAGCAGTCCCGTGGGCCAAGTCAGAACCATCAGCCGGGACATGGGGACTATGACAGCGCACAAAGAGCTGAGGGATGTCGGGGTGCAGACAGGACAGACTGTCACACCCCATGTGTTCCCCCAGATCTGTCTGGCAGAGGAGAGCAGGAGTGAGACCTCCTGCAGCCAGACATCGAACACTGACAGTGACGGAGGCAAGAAACCGGGTGGAGCTTCCAAGTCCCCAGTGAAGGAGGTGAAGTGGGATGCAGAGGGGATGACATGGGAGGTGTACGGGGCCTCTGTGGACCCCGAGGAGCTGGGCCTGGCCATCCAGAAACACCTGGAGCTGCAGATCAAGGAGACAGCAAGCCACGCGGCCAAGCTGTCCCGCCAGGACACCAACGCCACCCGGCAGGGCGGGAACACCAGCTGGAAGAGAAAAAGGAGCAGGATGATGGGCTCCTTCCGAACCCCGGCCTGCTGCACTCGCAGCACTACAGCTGTGGACTAA